One stretch of Numenius arquata chromosome 8, bNumArq3.hap1.1, whole genome shotgun sequence DNA includes these proteins:
- the GFI1 gene encoding zinc finger protein Gfi-1 gives MPRSFLVKSKKAHSYHQPRSADEDYSLRLETVLAQICAGRTANLGGSAAPSQGRFSPESHLTEPADGTSESAPSCEGSVCDRVSEFEDFWRPPSPSVSPASERSVCPSLDETPPFPVPFKPYMWNSLGGSELRHLVQSYRPCPTLERTSALGLFCERGSEPALYGAECSSSLGLYGDFGSPGPGLFERPPAAAPGLYAETQPGLQQEKGPGGIKVESDLLCRPLLISTGSYKCVKCSKVFSTPHGLEVHVRRSHSGTRPFACDMCGKTFGHAVSLEQHKAVHSQERSFDCKICGKSFKRSSTLSTHLLIHSDTRPYPCQYCGKRFHQKSDMKKHTFIHTGEKPHKCQVCGKAFSQSSNLITHSRKHTGFKPFGCDLCGKGFQRKVDLRRHRETQHGLK, from the exons ATGCCGAGGTCCTTCCTAGTGAAGAGCAAGAAAGCGCACAGCTACCACCAGCCCCGCTCCGCCGACGAGGACTACAGCCTGCGCCTGGAGACGGTGCTAGCCCAGATCTGTGCAGGTAGGA cagcaAACCTTGGTGGGAGCGCGGCC CCTTCCCAGGGGCGCTTCTCCCCGGAATCCCACCTTACCGAGCCTGCCGATGGCACCTCCGAGTCAGCGCCCAGCTGCGAGGGCAGCGTCTGTGACAGGGTGTCCGAGTTTGAGGATTTCTGGAGACCTCCCTCGCCCTCCGTCTCGCCAG CCTCGGAGCGATCTGTGTGTCCATCCCTAGACGAAACACCCCCCTTCCCGGTGCCCTTCAAACCGTACATGTGGAACAGCCTGGGTGGCTCCGAGCTGAGGCACCTTGTGCAAAGCTACAGGCCCTGCCCAACGCTGGAGCGAACCTCAGCCCTGGGGCTCTTTTGCGAGCGAGGCTCCGAGCCTGCCCTCTATGGTGCAGAGTGTAGCTCTTCCCTTGGACTTTATGGTGACTTCGGCTCCCCAGGCCCAGGGCTGTTTGAGCGgccgccagcagcagcacctggaCTCTATGCTGAGACgcaacctgggctgcagcaaGAGAAGGGGCCAGGTGGCATCAAAGTGGAGTCGGACCTCTTGTGCCGCCCATTGCTCATCAGCACTGGCTCTTACAAGTGTGTCAAGTGCAGCAAG GTCTTCTCCACACCACACGGCCTTGAGGTACATGTGCGCCGCTCACACAGTGGCACGAGGCCCTTTGCCTGTGACATGTGTGGCAAGACCTTTGGCCATGCAGTCAGCCTGGAGCAGCACAAGGCCGTGCACTCACAG GAACGCAGCTTTGATTGTAAGATTTGTGGCAAGAGTTTTAAGAGATCTTCTACTCTGTCCACCCACCTGCTCATCCACTCGGACACCCGGCCCTATCCGTGCCAGTACTGTGGGAAGCGGTTCCACCAGAAATCTGATATGAAGAAACACACCTTCATTCATACAG GTGAGAAGCCTCACAAGTGCCAGGTGTGTGGAAAAGCCTTTAGTCAGAGCTCCAACCTCATCACCCACAGTCGGAAGCACACAGGCTTCAAGCCCTTTGGCTGTGATCTGTGTGGCAAAGGCTTCCAACGAAAGGTGGATTTACGGAGACACCGAGAGACACAGCACGGCCTGAAATGA